AGTCCTGTTCTGTAACTGAGGAGAATTCGTAATGGGTGACAAAGGCAGCAAAGACAAAGGCAAACGTGAGCAGCAGAAGAAAGCTCTGCTAACGCCGAAGGAAAAACGAAAAGCCAAAAACGAAAAGAAGAACAACTCAGGGGTGATTGGAACTTAAACCAGTTTACCTTTTGGCGTGGACGGTTCGGGCTTGTGGCAAACAGCATTCATAGTACGAAACGCTTGTTCCGCGGCCACAAGTCAGCGTAACACGCTGTAGCCAATCAGGTTGAGTAAATCATCAGCGGCCTGACCCCGTCGAGAATCAGTTTCAGGGAAGTGGTTTCTGGACGCCGCGACAGGGAAGACAAGAACAGGGAATTGAGGAATGCAGGATCCAGGCCTTCCTCAATTCCCGCTTTCCTCACTTTACGTTGAAACCCGTTACCCACCACATTGTCAAATCCGAACAGACCTTAATGCCCACAACTGCGATTCGCCTGCAACGCACTGACACTATTCTGCAGCCTGACCAGACGCGAGTTCTGTTGCGGCCGTTCAGCCCGGGCGACGCCCAACGTTGCGGACGAGTGATCAGTCGCATCCTGGCGTTACCGGAAGATCAGGTTGGCCCGCTTCTGGACGAAGTGTCCGCTGAATTCTCTGAACGCCATCCGGAAATCCAGCGAATGTTCCTGGAACGATTCGAACAGGTTCGCGCGCAGCACGTTCCCGAGGAAGGCGTGTCCGATGCGTGCAGGTCGTTGATCGGAGCGTACTTCCTTGCCGAGTACTCTCTGGAATCGGCTGCGCTGTTCAATCCGTCGATTGTGCCCCACGTCGATCAAAGCAATCTTCCACCTGGAGCGCTTCGTTTCGTCCTTAGCCTGCGAGCCACTGGTGAAGGCCACATTTCTTCCATCACTTTTCGTACGGGGATCGTCCACGCAGACAATCGCATCGAAGTATTGAAGCCTGGTCATTTACTGACGGAACCTCGGCAGATTCCGAATTCCGCCTACGAAAAAGGGCTGTTTTCACGCAAGTTGATTGAACTCGGCCTGGACGGTGACTTCACCGATCGTGTCCTGCAAAGACTCGTCGATCCCTTTTCAACCAGTGAGCTGCGAAGAAGTATTGATGAAGAAATGGAACTGGAACGCAATTCGGACGGAGTCCTGCAGCAAGATCAGGGCACGGCTCACGGAATCTGGATGCTGGCAAGGTCCAACTATGAGGTTCAATTTCAGCCGCAACAAAAGCTGTCCGAACGGATTCTATTCCCTGCCACGCCCACACAGATCAACGGCATCGAAGACGCCCGTTTCGTAAGGTTCCGCAACGATGACGGCAGCTACATCTATTACGCGACGTTCACGGCTTACGATGGCAACGTGATCATGCCGGAACTGGTGCAAACCGATGACTTCCTGAAGTTTCGGTTCATCACGCTGAATGGCCCTGCCGCGAAGAACAAGGGCATGGCCATGTTCCCGCGAAAGATCAATGGGCGTTACGCGATGCTTTCGCGACAGGACAACGAATGCATCTCGATCATGTTTTCGGACAACATTCATTTTTGGAACCAACGTCAGGTCCTGCTGAAACCAAAGTTCCCCTGGGAACTGGTGCAACTTGGCAACTGCGGTTCACCGATTGAAACCGACGCTGGCTGGCTGGTGCTTAGTCATGGCGTCGGCGCGATGCGGAAATACTGCATCGGCGCCTTCCTTTTGGATCTGGAAGATCCCGGCATGGTCATCGGTCGGCTGCGTGAACCGCTGTTGAGTCCCAACGCAGTCGAACGCGAAGGATATGTGCCGAACGTCGTCTACACCTGCGGCGCATATCTTCACGGCAGCGAACTGATCATTCCCTATGCGATGGCCGACCACGCGACCGGATTCGCCACCGTGCCGGTTGCTGATGTTTTGGCCGCTATGGAACCGGAGTCCGAATGACAGCGACCGCCGCGAAGAACCGCATCGCCATGCTTTCTCCCGTCGCCTGGCGCACGCCGCCTCGACAGTATGGCGCATGGGAAACCGTCGCCAGCAATATCACGGAAGGACTCGTCGCTCGCGGATGGGATGTGACTCTTTTTGCTACCGGCGATTCGCAAACCACAGCTCGCCTGCATTCAGTCGTCGACAAAGGCTACGAAGAGGACGCCTCAATTGATCCTAAAGTGGCTGAGTACCTGCACATCTCGGAAGCCTTCGAGCGGGCGGCTGAATTCGACCTGATTCATAGTCACTATGATTTCATGGCGCTGACGTATTCGCGGCTCGTGACGACTCCCATGGTGACCACAATCCATGGTTTCTCCTCATCGCAGATCATTCCGGTGTACCAGAAGTACCGTGACAGCAACTTCGTCTCGATCAGCGAATCCGACCGATCGCCCGGCCTGAATTATCTGGGCACGGTCTACAACGGAATCGATCTGTCCTTGTACCCGCTGCAACCGACCGCAGGCGACGCTCTCGTTTTTCTCGGACGAATCCATCCCGACAAAGGCGTTCACCTCGCAATCGAGGTCGCTCAGAAAAGTGGTCTTCCGTTGCTCATCGCAGGAATTATTCAGGACAAGACTTACTTTCGCGAACAGGTCGAACCGCACATCGGTCGCGATCAGATTCAATACCTCGGGGCCGTGGACAACGCGGGGAAGAACGAACTCTTCGCCCGCGCGAAGGCACTGCTGCACCTGAACACGATTCCGGAACGCTTTGGATTGGTTCTGGCTGAAGCCAACGCGGCCGGTGTACCAGTGGTGGCGATGGATCTCGGATCATGTCGCGAAGTGATCAAAGATGGCCGCACCGGGTTTCTTGTGAACAATGTTGACGAAGCAGTCGCGTGCTTACACCGGCTTTCGAAAATCGATCGCACAGAGTGTCGTCGCAACGTCGAACAGCGGTTTTCCGTCGACACGATGGTCGAAGGATATGAACGGGTCTATCGAAAAATATTCCAGCAGCAAGCGGACCAGAATTCATGACTCACGAACTCATCAAGCGGTACTCTGGCAACCCGATTCTTACAAAGGTAGACATTCCATACCCCGTGGAAACAGTCCACAACGCTGCTGTTGTGAAACACAACGATGAATACATCATGTTGTTCCGCTCGCATCTTCGAACCGGTCGATCGATCATCGGCCTGGCTCGCAGCAAGGATGGTTTCAAATTCACGGCCGACCGCGAACCGTTCCTGACACCGGCAAAAGACAGCCCCTTTGCGGAGTACGAAGAATTCGGCGTTGAAGATCCTCGCATGACGAAAATCGACGACGGCTATCTGATCACGTACAGCGCGTATTCTCGCAACGGAGTCCGCATCGCACTGGCCCGCACGACAGACTTTGTGTCGCTGGAAAGAGTTTCATTGATCACTCAGGCCGACTACCGCAACACGGTGATCTTTCCGGAAAAATTCAGCGGCCTCTACGCTCGCCTGGACCGCCCTCATTCAGAGATATCGCCATGGTCGATCTGGATCACCTATTCACCGGACCTTGTCTTCTGGGGAGAATCGCAACTGGTGATGAAGCCGGAACAGTACCACTGGGACGAAATGAAAATCGGCCCCGGAGCACCGCCGATCAAAACAGCCGAGGGATGGCTGTCCATTTACCACGGCGTTTTCGAAACCATGGACGGATCGGTCTACCGTCTGGGAGTTGCCCTTCATGACCTGCATGATCCAGCCAAGATCATCGGCGTTGGCGATTCGTGGATTCTGCAGCCCGAGGCTCCGTGGGAAGTCACTGGCTATGTGCACAACGTCGTGTTCACCTGCGGGGCAGTGCCCGAACCCGACGGCACGGTCAAAATCTACTGGGGCGGAGCCGACACTGTCATGTGCGTCGGCGAAGCGAACCTCGACGATCTCGTGCAACTGTGCCTGCAGCAGGGAAGACCGGCAAAGTAAGGTCGCCCAGCCTCGCCGCAGCAACAGACACAATTACTGCCGCCGAAGTGACTGCCGATGGCCGCAATTTGAAGGCGCCGCGAGTTGCCAACTGCAAACGGGTGGAGCAGGGCGATTGTGGAACGGCTGGATGATGCAAAAGCCGCTGAATCGCGCGGCCCGTTTCGGGATCTGCTGGAACCACGACGTTCGCCGGTCGATCGGTTTTAAACCAGAATCTCCTTGACCACGTTTCCTTCCACGTCGGTCAGGCGATAGTCTCGCCCCTGAAATCGGAACGTCAGTTTCTTGTGGTCGATGCCCATGCAGCGCAGGATTGTGGCGTTCAGGTCGTGGACATGCACCGGGTTGCTGGCGACGTTGTAGCAAAGGTCGTCCGTCTCGCCGTAGCTGACACCGGGCTTGATTCCTCCGCCCGCCATCCACATCGTAAAGCAACGTCCGTGGTGGTCACGGCCATAATCGGTGGACGATAATTTCCCCTGGCTGTAGGCCGTGCGTCCGAATTCGCCGCCCCACACAATCAACGTGTCCTTCAATAGTCCTCGCTGTTTAAGATCCGTCAGCAAAGCGCCCGTGGGCTGGTCGATGTCGCCACATTGCAGGCGAATATCACTCGGCAAGTTGTAGTGCTGATCCCAGCCGCGATGATAAAGCTGTATGAATCGCACGTCGCGTTCCGCCAGTCGTCGAGCCAGCAAACAATTGGCCGCGTAAGTTCCCGGGGTTGTCACATCACTGCCGTACATCCTGAGTGTGTCAGCGGATTCATTCGACAGATCGGTCAGTTCCGGAACCGACGTTTGCATGCGATACGCCATCTCGTATTGCTCAATGCGAGTCAGGATCTCCGGATCGCCTTCGCTTTCGAAACGCTGGCGGTTGAGGCTGGCTAACCCGTCCAACATCAAACGGCGCGAACTGGAATCAATGCCTTTGGCATCGGACAAATATAATACCGGGTCGCCGCTCTTGCGAAAGTTGACTCCCTGATGGTTCGACGGCAAGAACCCGGTCCCCCACAGCCGAGCGTAAAGGGGATCAGTGGGGCGAGAAGCTGACCCGTCCGAAATCAGCACAACAAACGCAGGCAGGTTCGCATTCTCACTGCCCAGCCCGTAACTGGACCACGCACCAAGACTGGGGCGGCCAGGTTGCTGGTGCCCGGTTTGCAGGTACGTGACTGCCGGGTCGTGATTGATCGCTTCCGTGTGCATCGATTTGATGAAACAGATGTCGTCCGCTCGCTGAGCCAGATGGGGCATTAAATCGCTAACCCACGCGCCGCTTTCTCCATGCTGCCGAAACGTAAACTGCTGAGGCGACGCGATCGGCAACGAATCCTGCTTCGACGTCATCCCCGTCAATCGTTGCTGACCACGCACGGAATCGGGAATTTCGACACCGTGCATTTTCCGCAGAGCCGGTTTGTAATCGAACATCTCCATCTGCGAAGGGCCGCCATGCATGAACAGGTAGATCACGCGTTTCGCTTTGGCTCGGAAATGCGCTGGCGGCAGAATGCCGGAACGATCGTTCGTGTGACCGGCCGCCGCAGTGGCATCAGCGTTCGCAAGCGATCCCAGCGCAGCAGCACCGATGCCGCAAGCACCGCGTGAAAACAGTTGCCTTCGTGTCAGGGTGTTGAATGTGTTCATCAGTTCTTCGTGATCGTTTCGTTCAGGTTCAGAATCATGCTGGCGACGGTCGTCCACGCTGCGTGATGAGCCGTGTCCAATGATGGGTCTCGCTGTGATTCACCGGCCGACAGTAAATCCAACGCCGCCTGAGGGTTGTTTTCAAATCGCTTAAGCTGCTGTTCATAAATCCGCTGCAGAACCTGCGTTTCCTTAGCAACAGGCGTTCGCGCCGTTGCCAGCCGGAATGCGAATTCGATTCGGTCGGCCGTGTTTCCGGATGGTAACTCCATGATTCGCTGAGCCATCGCGCGAGCTGCTTCGACATAGGTCACGTCGTTCATCAGCACCAAAGCCTGCAGCGGCGTGTTGGTCCGCGGTCGATTCACGGTACACGTTTCCCGAGTCGGGGCGTCGAACGCCAATAAGGCCGGTGGTGGACTCTGCCGCTTCCAATAGGTGTACAGACTTCGCCGGTACAAGCCTTCGCCATTGTCCGGTTGATACGACAGGTCGCCACCGTAAGAAACAGCTTCCCATAAACCGGCTGGTTGGTACGGCTTAACGCTCGGTCCGCCCGCTCGATTGCGGAGCAGTCCACTGATGGCCAGCGCATTGTCCCGCACGGCTTCGGCGTCCAGACGAAACCTCGGGCCGCGAGCCAGCAATCGGTTTTCCGGATCCCGCTCCATACCCTTTTTCGTGATGCGTGAATCCTGTTGATAAGTCGCGGACATCACGATCAGCTTCAAAATGTGCTTGGTGTCCCAGCCGCTTTCGCGAAATTCGACGGCCAGCCAGTCGAGCAATTCCGGATGACTGGGCCATTCGCCCTGAGCACCGAAATCACCCGTCGTTTTGACAAGCCCCGTGCCGAACAGTTGCTGCCAATAGCGATTCACAATCACGCGAGCGGTCAGCGGATTCTTCGAATCGACCAGCCACTGTGCCAAACCCAACCGGTTGCGAGGTGCAGCGTCAGGAAGCGGTGGCAGCGACGAAGGCACACCCGCATCAACCTTTTCACCCGGCTGATCATATTGGCCTCGAACCAGCACGAAGGTTTCGCGCGGCTGTTCAGCATCCTGCATCACCATCATGCTGGGCGCGGATGCCTTTAACTCGTCGTACTGATCATGCAAATGCGACTGCTGCTTGTAGACCTCCTGGAACTCGGCAGCTTCGGGTGTCGCCAGAAAGTGCTTTCGCAACTTCTTTTGCTCATACGCCGACCGCTCTTCCGGTGCAATGCTGACGATACCGCCAATTAACTGCGACGTGAACAAGTTTCGAACCTGCTGTGCCGTCAGCTCCCCCTCATAAAGTCTCACATCGTCAATGAGTCCGACAAACGCAGCGCTGGTGCTGCGCCGGCCGATGCGCAAAGGCTGATCGGTCTGAATCGAACCAGACAATCTGTCGTAGACGACCTGCAATTCCTGCAAGACACCGTCGACATAAACCTTGACGCCGGCCGCGGATGAAGAGCCATCATAAGTGACGAAAATCTGCTGCCATTTCGAACTATCAAGCTTATTTTTCGTTGTGACTCGAATTGCATTGCTGTTCCACTCATGAATCAAGTGGACTGCCAGCTTGCTCTTCAGGACCATCACGTCGAACCCGCGCAATGAGTTGACGTCGTCGTTTTTGGAGAGAACACAGGCAGGCCCCGACGTCATCGGCTTGATCCAGCCTCCAAACGAAAACGCTGAGTCGCAGTCCAGATCTAATGGCTCGCCAAATTCCAGCACGGCATCGCCGTCAAACTTTGCAGCCTGACCAAGAAACCCCTCCTCGAACTCGACGTTTCCAACTGCCCTGGCCTTCGACGCGGCGGATCCATCATTGGCCGTGTTACCGTTGAGTGAAAAGTGAGCTCGCAAGCCTTGAGTTGGCAGGGTCAGTGGATGAGTCCGCGAAACTTGCTCCCACTTCGATTGAGTGGCCGACAGCTTTGGTTCAATCGCCGCAACCCTGGCATCGATCTCGGAAACCTTCTGCTTCATCGCGTCCAGTTGCTGCTGCAGCTCAGGCGAAGAAAGCTGCAGCACGGGGTTCGCGTTTCCACTCTGCCGACTCACGCCGTTTTCCGGAACGTGATTGAAAAACGCAAACAGCTGGAAGAATTCCTTCTGCGAAATCGGATCAAACTTGTGGTCATGACAACGCGCGCACGCCGCCGTCAGCCCCAGCCAGGTTGTCGCGGTGGTGTGCACACGATCGACGACGTATTCCACGCGGTACTCTTCGTCAATCGCGCCGGTCTCACGAGTCGTCATGTGATTACGGTTAAAGCCGCTGGCAATCTTCTGGGCCAACGTCGAGTTCGGAACTAGGTCGCCCGCCAGCTGGTCGATCGTAAACTGATCGAAGGGCATGTTGCTGTTGAAGGCGTTGATCACCCAATCTCGCCACGGCCACATTGACCGTTCGGAATCAACAAAAAAGCCGTTGGTGTCGGCGTACCTGGCCGCATCCAACCAGTACCGAGCCATGTGCTCACCGTAGCGAGGCGAACTCAACAAACGGTCGACAACTCGCTCGTAAGCGAGCTCCGATTCATCGGCGAGAAATGCGTCTAACTCCTCAACCGTTGGCGGCAGTCCAGTCAGGTCGAGCGACACGCGGCGAAGAAGCGTGTGCTTGTTCGCCCGCTTTGATGGCTGCAGTCCTTCGCTTTCCAAACGAGAAAAGACGAACGCGTCGATTGCATTCACCGTGCCGTGGGAAATTTTGACCTGTGCAAGCTCACTTCGCACCGGCGCGATAAACGACCAGTGCTTTTCGTAAGTCCCCCCCTGCTTGATCCACTGACGCAGAATTCCGATCTGCTTTTTCGACAGCGAACGACCGCTATCAGCCGGCGGCATGATTTCGTTTTCGTCCGCCGACGTAATTCGAGCAATCAGTTCGCTTCGACCGGGTTTTCCGGGAACGACAATTCTGCCGTGAGTTTGCTGTTCGTCATCCAGCCTTAAACCAGCCTCCCGAGTCGCCTCGTCGGGACCATGACAGAACATGCACTTGTCCGAAAGAATCGGTCTAACATCGCGGTTGAAGGAAACGACACGATCGGAATCGTCGGCCAACAGCGTTGGCAAAAACAACAGGACACCGCAAAGCACCGGCCACCGAACGGCAATTTGAGCACCAACTTTCGTGCTGCGACATTTCATGCGTACTTCAATCAACTGGAAAGAACATAACCCGCGAAAACTGCCCAAGGTAAGTTTAAGCCCGTTGGTGCTGGCATGCTAATCCACCTTCAGCCACCATGCCGGAAATCGACAGGTCGCGTGTGTGATGACATTCCCGACCGTTTCATGGCGAACCCGGTGAGACATGCATTCCGGCAGGGACGTTAAATTTTCAGTGGCCAAAGCTCGCGAGGTTCACTGCAGCACCAGCGGACAGACAAAAGGCGTTTACTGCTTCGTGTTCAGTACACTTGATGAAGACGGCTGCGTTATCCTAATCGGCGGATTGGTGAGCAGGGCGATTCGTCAATAGGTGGCTGCGAGGAGAATTTCACGCGCCGGACATGACTGCACTCAGCCAAGTCGACCGTGGACTTCGTCATTAAATTCGTCGCCTCGTCATAAACGCGGTCGAATTTCCATTTCACAAACATCAACGGAAAAGAACGATGAACAGTGCCTATTGCAAAACGGTGTGCCTGATCGCTGTGTTGTTATGTCCCGCTATTTGTTTCGCCCAAACCCCGTTGGCGTTTCCCACTGCGGAAGGATACGGCAAACACACAGTTGGCGGTCGCGGTGGGAAGGTGTTCGAAGTCACGAACCTGAATGATTCCGGCGAAGGCAGCTTGCGGGCCGCAGTTGATGCGGAAGGCCCGCGAACGGTCGTGTTTCGAGTTTCGGGTACGATCAATCTGAACAGCGACCTCAGCATTAAGAAGCCAAACATCACCATCGCCGGTCAAACGGCCCCCGGAGATGGCATTTGCCTGAGAGGGTATCCGCTCACAATTGGTGCCGATGAAGTGATCATTCGGTACATTCGAGTCCGGTTCGGCGATGAATCCGGCAAAGATGCTGACGCTATCTCATCCAGATACGTGAAGAACCTGATCCTGGATCATGTGGCGGCCAGTTGGAACGTCGACGAGGTGATGTCCATTTACCACTGCGAAAACGTCACCGTGCAGTGGTGCATGATTACCGAAAGCATGTTCAATTCGAATCACACGAAAAGCCAACATGGCTTCGGAGGCATCTGGGGCTCTAACAACAGCACCTACCACCACAACCTCATCGCCCATCACTCGGGCCGCAACCCACGTTTCGCCTCCGGTTGCGGCCACACGGACTATCGAAACAACGTGCTCTACAACTGGGGTTATGTAAGTTGTTATGGCGGGGAAGCTCAACAAAAAGGAAGCGACAAGTTCAATTTCTCCACCATCAACATGGTTGCCAATTACTACAAACCGGGCCCCGCAACTGATCCGGGCAAAGTCGCCATCCTTGCAGAACCGTCGGCCCGCGGAGCGGATGACAAAGGTAGCTGGTATGTTGCCGGGAATGTCATTGAGGGGAGTCCTTCCGTCACAGCCGACAATTGGAGTGGCGTGCGCGGCGACAGCTTCATCAAGCTGGATAAACCCTGGGATGCTATGCCGATCAACCACCAAACAGCGGAAGAAGCATATCAGTCGGTCCTCGCCAATGCCGGAGCAACTTTACCCAAACGAGATGCCGTCGATACACGCATCGTCGAAGAAGTTCGCAGCGGCACAGCCACCCATGAAGGAGTCTATAAAACAAGGAAGCGAGTTGCCGACCAGTCAAAGATCACCGGCATCATCGATTCGCAGCAAGATGTTGGTGGCTGGCCGGAACTGAACAGCACCCCCGCCCCAGGGCCAGCGCGCACTTTGGGCAATTTAGGCTGGCGCGACAAGTGAGTATTGGTTAGTCTTTTCGTGTCGTAACATCGGACTTCACGAGGAGAGGACAAGAGATGTCGACAGTTGAACTGGCGGTCACCCAGGAGCTGACAGGAAACATTGTTCATTACTTTGATCAATTGAAAGACCCGCGTTCCAACATCAATCGTCTGCATCTGCTTGGTGATGTGATTGTGATCGCCATTTGCGGAGTGCTGGCCAACGCCGACGGCCCCAGTGCGATTGCGGAATGGGCGCGACTGAATGCCGATGGCCTGCAGAAACACCTGGCACTTCCGCATGGCATTCCGAAAAAAGATACGTACCGGCGCGTCCTTTCTCTCCTGAAGCCGAACGACTTTCAAGCGTGCTTCGTGCAATGGATTGAATCGCTGGAAGGACTTTCCGACGAACAGAAAGAAGGCTACAGAAAACAGATTGCGATTGATGGCAAAGCACTCCGTCGATCACATGACAAAAAGAATGGGCTGGGTGCGTTGTTCATCGTGAGTGCGTGGGCTTCTGATCAGGGGATTTCTCTGGGACAGGTGGCGACGGAAGAGAAGTCGAACGAGATCACCGCGATCCCGAAATTACTGAACGAAATCAATATCGATGAGGCGATCATTACGATTGACGCAGCGGGTTGTCAAAAAAACATTGCGCAGCAGATCGTGTCTGGCAATGCAGACTATGTGTTAGCCCTGAAAGGCAACCAACCGAAACTCTATGAGGTCGTGCAGAAGTTTTTTCTCGATCACCTGGAGGATGACTTCGCTCGCTGTCCCGTCAGTCGCTATGAAGAAACAGAGAAGGGACACGGTCGGCAGGAACAGAGAATCTACTATCAGGCGACCGTGCCTGTCGATTTTGACGTGGGCCACAAATGGGCCGGACTCAAGACCATCGGAACGGCGATCCGAATGTACGAGCAGGACGGCATTCATCATTCTGACGTTCGCTACTACATCAGCAGTCTGCGTCGCAAAGGCGAGCTGTTCGCAACAACGGTTCGTGGTCACTGGGCCATAGAAAACACGCTGCACTGGAGTCTCGACATGACCTACCGCGAGGATGAGAGTCGAGTCCGAAACCGAATCTTCGCGAACAATTTGTCATGGCTCAGACGAATCACACTCAGCCTCATCAAGAAACATCCTGGCAAACAAAGCAACGTCATGAAAAGAAGAATGGCCGGATGGAACATTGACTATTTGATGCAAATCCTTACCGGCAAAACAACTTAGTATGCGCTGGCCCTGCCCCCGCCCCGACTGACACTGACCATGACGGAATGCCCGATGAATGGGAAAAAACGCACGGCCTTGACGCAAACAATTCGGAGGACCGAAACAAATTTGGCAAGGACGGTTACACAATGCTGGAACAGTACTTAAACGGCATCAAACAAGGCATCTAGAATTCTGAACGCGGAGTTTGGCTGATTGGTCATCGACATACCGCTCGCAAGTTTCAGCTGA
This DNA window, taken from Fuerstiella marisgermanici, encodes the following:
- a CDS encoding DUF1501 domain-containing protein → MNTFNTLTRRQLFSRGACGIGAAALGSLANADATAAAGHTNDRSGILPPAHFRAKAKRVIYLFMHGGPSQMEMFDYKPALRKMHGVEIPDSVRGQQRLTGMTSKQDSLPIASPQQFTFRQHGESGAWVSDLMPHLAQRADDICFIKSMHTEAINHDPAVTYLQTGHQQPGRPSLGAWSSYGLGSENANLPAFVVLISDGSASRPTDPLYARLWGTGFLPSNHQGVNFRKSGDPVLYLSDAKGIDSSSRRLMLDGLASLNRQRFESEGDPEILTRIEQYEMAYRMQTSVPELTDLSNESADTLRMYGSDVTTPGTYAANCLLARRLAERDVRFIQLYHRGWDQHYNLPSDIRLQCGDIDQPTGALLTDLKQRGLLKDTLIVWGGEFGRTAYSQGKLSSTDYGRDHHGRCFTMWMAGGGIKPGVSYGETDDLCYNVASNPVHVHDLNATILRCMGIDHKKLTFRFQGRDYRLTDVEGNVVKEILV
- a CDS encoding ISAs1 family transposase; translation: MSTVELAVTQELTGNIVHYFDQLKDPRSNINRLHLLGDVIVIAICGVLANADGPSAIAEWARLNADGLQKHLALPHGIPKKDTYRRVLSLLKPNDFQACFVQWIESLEGLSDEQKEGYRKQIAIDGKALRRSHDKKNGLGALFIVSAWASDQGISLGQVATEEKSNEITAIPKLLNEINIDEAIITIDAAGCQKNIAQQIVSGNADYVLALKGNQPKLYEVVQKFFLDHLEDDFARCPVSRYEETEKGHGRQEQRIYYQATVPVDFDVGHKWAGLKTIGTAIRMYEQDGIHHSDVRYYISSLRRKGELFATTVRGHWAIENTLHWSLDMTYREDESRVRNRIFANNLSWLRRITLSLIKKHPGKQSNVMKRRMAGWNIDYLMQILTGKTT
- a CDS encoding glycoside hydrolase family 130 protein, whose product is MTHELIKRYSGNPILTKVDIPYPVETVHNAAVVKHNDEYIMLFRSHLRTGRSIIGLARSKDGFKFTADREPFLTPAKDSPFAEYEEFGVEDPRMTKIDDGYLITYSAYSRNGVRIALARTTDFVSLERVSLITQADYRNTVIFPEKFSGLYARLDRPHSEISPWSIWITYSPDLVFWGESQLVMKPEQYHWDEMKIGPGAPPIKTAEGWLSIYHGVFETMDGSVYRLGVALHDLHDPAKIIGVGDSWILQPEAPWEVTGYVHNVVFTCGAVPEPDGTVKIYWGGADTVMCVGEANLDDLVQLCLQQGRPAK
- a CDS encoding pectate lyase family protein, with protein sequence MNSAYCKTVCLIAVLLCPAICFAQTPLAFPTAEGYGKHTVGGRGGKVFEVTNLNDSGEGSLRAAVDAEGPRTVVFRVSGTINLNSDLSIKKPNITIAGQTAPGDGICLRGYPLTIGADEVIIRYIRVRFGDESGKDADAISSRYVKNLILDHVAASWNVDEVMSIYHCENVTVQWCMITESMFNSNHTKSQHGFGGIWGSNNSTYHHNLIAHHSGRNPRFASGCGHTDYRNNVLYNWGYVSCYGGEAQQKGSDKFNFSTINMVANYYKPGPATDPGKVAILAEPSARGADDKGSWYVAGNVIEGSPSVTADNWSGVRGDSFIKLDKPWDAMPINHQTAEEAYQSVLANAGATLPKRDAVDTRIVEEVRSGTATHEGVYKTRKRVADQSKITGIIDSQQDVGGWPELNSTPAPGPARTLGNLGWRDK
- a CDS encoding glycosyltransferase family 4 protein — translated: MTATAAKNRIAMLSPVAWRTPPRQYGAWETVASNITEGLVARGWDVTLFATGDSQTTARLHSVVDKGYEEDASIDPKVAEYLHISEAFERAAEFDLIHSHYDFMALTYSRLVTTPMVTTIHGFSSSQIIPVYQKYRDSNFVSISESDRSPGLNYLGTVYNGIDLSLYPLQPTAGDALVFLGRIHPDKGVHLAIEVAQKSGLPLLIAGIIQDKTYFREQVEPHIGRDQIQYLGAVDNAGKNELFARAKALLHLNTIPERFGLVLAEANAAGVPVVAMDLGSCREVIKDGRTGFLVNNVDEAVACLHRLSKIDRTECRRNVEQRFSVDTMVEGYERVYRKIFQQQADQNS
- a CDS encoding DUF1553 domain-containing protein, with the protein product MKCRSTKVGAQIAVRWPVLCGVLLFLPTLLADDSDRVVSFNRDVRPILSDKCMFCHGPDEATREAGLRLDDEQQTHGRIVVPGKPGRSELIARITSADENEIMPPADSGRSLSKKQIGILRQWIKQGGTYEKHWSFIAPVRSELAQVKISHGTVNAIDAFVFSRLESEGLQPSKRANKHTLLRRVSLDLTGLPPTVEELDAFLADESELAYERVVDRLLSSPRYGEHMARYWLDAARYADTNGFFVDSERSMWPWRDWVINAFNSNMPFDQFTIDQLAGDLVPNSTLAQKIASGFNRNHMTTRETGAIDEEYRVEYVVDRVHTTATTWLGLTAACARCHDHKFDPISQKEFFQLFAFFNHVPENGVSRQSGNANPVLQLSSPELQQQLDAMKQKVSEIDARVAAIEPKLSATQSKWEQVSRTHPLTLPTQGLRAHFSLNGNTANDGSAASKARAVGNVEFEEGFLGQAAKFDGDAVLEFGEPLDLDCDSAFSFGGWIKPMTSGPACVLSKNDDVNSLRGFDVMVLKSKLAVHLIHEWNSNAIRVTTKNKLDSSKWQQIFVTYDGSSSAAGVKVYVDGVLQELQVVYDRLSGSIQTDQPLRIGRRSTSAAFVGLIDDVRLYEGELTAQQVRNLFTSQLIGGIVSIAPEERSAYEQKKLRKHFLATPEAAEFQEVYKQQSHLHDQYDELKASAPSMMVMQDAEQPRETFVLVRGQYDQPGEKVDAGVPSSLPPLPDAAPRNRLGLAQWLVDSKNPLTARVIVNRYWQQLFGTGLVKTTGDFGAQGEWPSHPELLDWLAVEFRESGWDTKHILKLIVMSATYQQDSRITKKGMERDPENRLLARGPRFRLDAEAVRDNALAISGLLRNRAGGPSVKPYQPAGLWEAVSYGGDLSYQPDNGEGLYRRSLYTYWKRQSPPPALLAFDAPTRETCTVNRPRTNTPLQALVLMNDVTYVEAARAMAQRIMELPSGNTADRIEFAFRLATARTPVAKETQVLQRIYEQQLKRFENNPQAALDLLSAGESQRDPSLDTAHHAAWTTVASMILNLNETITKN
- a CDS encoding glycoside hydrolase family 130 protein — its product is MPTTAIRLQRTDTILQPDQTRVLLRPFSPGDAQRCGRVISRILALPEDQVGPLLDEVSAEFSERHPEIQRMFLERFEQVRAQHVPEEGVSDACRSLIGAYFLAEYSLESAALFNPSIVPHVDQSNLPPGALRFVLSLRATGEGHISSITFRTGIVHADNRIEVLKPGHLLTEPRQIPNSAYEKGLFSRKLIELGLDGDFTDRVLQRLVDPFSTSELRRSIDEEMELERNSDGVLQQDQGTAHGIWMLARSNYEVQFQPQQKLSERILFPATPTQINGIEDARFVRFRNDDGSYIYYATFTAYDGNVIMPELVQTDDFLKFRFITLNGPAAKNKGMAMFPRKINGRYAMLSRQDNECISIMFSDNIHFWNQRQVLLKPKFPWELVQLGNCGSPIETDAGWLVLSHGVGAMRKYCIGAFLLDLEDPGMVIGRLREPLLSPNAVEREGYVPNVVYTCGAYLHGSELIIPYAMADHATGFATVPVADVLAAMEPESE